The following proteins are encoded in a genomic region of Branchiostoma floridae strain S238N-H82 unplaced genomic scaffold, Bfl_VNyyK Sc7u5tJ_247, whole genome shotgun sequence:
- the LOC118408621 gene encoding uncharacterized protein LOC118408621, which yields MASRGGANVEIEGATRGCILLKMKVPTEEDRLQLIQMVKDGTFKEVFLETFLPDYAKRGKDVRVNLAIAITNPSQKVVDEMHGASATNGTRDVVVVEVNGPPTTPGSSGTSSPLPLSASPGETDGKCASQSGSDMDSNGGPFKDMHPFDVDIAPHESIPERPARLVIFPSHISDVKRYKQKLQKDVNRRGGGQIATIKREMRQLPMVVKLKELDNFSHLQLGFRFEVSQQSYFFGCNEGGEEMNNLVSSYRHDRRNSIFQFSDGKMICLPGSAPQGRKTPGHRCLRRLRSESHLPKGNRHHVLQRQVSAPAMVFPPEDMEAFSHHEHIDPPLDLNGPPIPDRPLPPTPVHEPVPPLPPKPSVSCEESSGSRPSTDEGGTVNLYSNEWAARRCTEELQGGVKLNIGILAAKPQLGQTWIVYVLIYQQGVSFKEVKEQNFPDKVDIVCPPRAFQVVQHLSINAEVPNGWITEEVFKEIRWESFDKLEDHYIHEICISHNSTDQKQFHGRIHVRQGLIKTLTLNIITNFSLYERVGQRREDEPLYDLKDPVTCGNGRGKKGFLQQLSKRKEFCNQMDQINMFGNDYRLLGEKIGLDYQALLAIDSRCSRSASGLLSPTELVLCEWERGRSTVPFSQEALVGILHDMGRPDIIQDMGLQVPKLRDFAVDGTTANTIRVRWKPDTEDITDCTIKLRPAGGQHCWTRAACIKNNGTKTLQLENLEPETEYDIRIQPSFQRVDGEWAEIKARTVAVMAEEGNGDKDVQ from the exons ATGGCTTCGCGGGGCGGAGCTAATGTTGAAATTGAGGGCGCTACGAGGGGttgcattttgttgaagatgaaAGTACCAACTGAGGAAGATCGACTGCAACTTATCCAAATGGTCAAGGATGGAACCTTTAAGGAAGTCTTTTTGGAAACGTTCTTGCCGGATTATGCAAAGCGTGGGAAGGATGTGCGTGTCAACCTCGCCATTGCAATTACGAATCCGTCCCAAAAGGTTGTCGACGAAATGCACGGGGCATCCGCCACAAACG GTACCAGGGATGTGGTGGTGGTAGAGGTTAATGGTCCTCCAACCACACCCGGAAGCTCGGGAACATCATCTCCATTGCCCCTATCAGCATCACCCGGAGAAACAGATGGTAAATGTGCATCACAGTCTGGATCAGACATGGACTCAAATGGAG GACCATTCAAGGACATGCATCCATTTGACGTTGACATTGCCCCCCACGAGAGTATTCCGGAGAGGCCTGCACGACTTGTCATCTTCCCTTCCCACATCAGCGACGTCAAGAGATACAAGCAGAAACTACAGAAAGACGTCAACAGGAGAGGAGGGGGGCAGATAGCCACCATAAAGAGAGAGATGCGTCAGCTCCCAATGGTTGTGAAACTGAAGGAACTGGATAATTTCAGCCACTTGCAGTTAGGGTTCAGGTTCGAGGTCTCCCAACAGTCGTATTTCTTCGGTTGCAACGAGGGGGGAGAGGAGATGAACAACTTGGTGAGCTCGTATCGACACGACAGGAGGAACAGTATCTTCCAATTTTCTGACGGAAAGATGATCTGCTTGCCCGGGTCAGCGCCTCAAGGAAGAAAAACACCAGGTCACAGGTGTCTGAGAAGACTGAGAAGTGAATCGCACCTGCCCAAAGGGAACAGACATCATGTTCTTCAGCGCCAAGTTAGTGCCCCAGCAATGGTGTTCCCTCCTGAAGATATGGAGGCTTTCAGTCACCATGAACATATCGACCCTCCGCTAGATCTCAATGGACCTCCCATTCCTGATAGGCCACTCCCTCCCACTCCCGTACATGAGCCTGTTCCCCCCCTCCCTCCAAAGCCTAGTGTCAGTTGTGAGGAAAGCAGTGGGTCTCGTCCATCCACAGACGAAGGTGGTACCGTCAATCTCTATTCAAATGAGTGGGCAGCCAGAAGGTGCACAGAGGAACTGCAGGGG GGAGTGAAGTTGAACATAGGCATCCTCGCTGCCAAGCCCCAGCTAGGGCAGACCTGGATTGTGTATGTGCTGATCTACCAACAAGGGGTGTCCTTTAAGGAAGTG AAAGAACAAAACTTCCCAGATAAAGTGGACATAGTCTGCCCTCCTCGGGCATTCCAAGTGGTGCAGCATCTGTCAATCAATGCAGAGGTACCCAACGGATGGATCACAGAGGAAGTTTTTAAG GAAATCCGTTGGGAGAGTTTTGATAAGCTGGAGGACCACTACATCCATGAGATCTGCATTAGCCACAACAGTACTGACCAGAAACAGTTCCATGGGCGGATCCATGTTCGGCAGGGTCTCATCAAAACTCTCACCCTCAACATCATCACCAATTTTTCACTCTAC GAACGAGTTGGGCAGAGGAGGGAAGACGAACCCTTGTATGATTTGAAGGACCCTGTCACCTGTGGGAACGGCAGGGGTAAGAAGGGATTCCTGCAGCAACTATCCAAGCGCAAAGAATTCTGCAACCAGAtggatcaaatcaacatgttcGGCAATGACTATAGATTACTAGGGGAGAAGATCGGACTGGACTATCAG GCCCTCCTGGCCATTGACAGCCGCTGCAGCAGGTCTGCCAGTGGGCTGCTGTCCCCTACAGAGCTGGTGCTGTGTGAGTGGGAGAGGGGGAGATCCACAGTACCCTTCAGTCAGGAGGCTCTGGTGGGGATACTACACGACATGGGACGGCCAGACATCATCCAGGACATGGGCTTACAAG TTCCAAAACTGAGGGATTTTGCAGTAGACGGGACAACAGCAAACACCATCCGTGTGAGATGGAAACCAGACACAGAAGACATCACTGACTGCACCATCAAACTCAGGCCTGCTGGCGGACAACACTGCTGGACCAGAGCGGCCTGTATAAAGAATAACGGTACCAAAACCCTCCAGCTGGAGAACCTGGAACCGGAGACGGAGTACGACATCCGCATTCAGCCCTCGTTTCAGAGAGTCGACGGGGAGTGGGCGGAGATCAAGGCAAGAACTGTCGCTGTGATGGCGGAGGAAGGGAATGGGGATAAAGATGTACAGTAG